Proteins encoded by one window of Elusimicrobiota bacterium:
- the tilS gene encoding tRNA lysidine(34) synthetase TilS, with the protein MLQKIKRFIDKYKMLKKNDKVLIGLSGGPDSVFLSVILLNEVKNLFKLKVFACHVDHQYRKDSCKDAQFVKRFCEKLNIPVVIKKIKGHLSGKKFSEEKARILRYQIFYKVAKKFGCTKIATAHTLDDNAETVLMWLARGCGLNGITGIPPKRKNIIRPILCVAKQEIINYLKKNKIKYCVDRTNLSAKFTRNKIRLKIIPELEKINPKVKKHIFQFCEILRGVAFKKSIDKIDKKVYNYKIRKFIPKETQSFFDADKIDIKKLKIRKWKPGDRMIPFGMANSKKLQDIFTDEKVPKILRKKIPIVCENKKILWVAGVKRSNDAPITEDTEMALKVEFKKNA; encoded by the coding sequence ATGCTTCAAAAAATTAAACGATTTATTGATAAATACAAAATGCTTAAAAAAAATGATAAGGTTCTTATCGGGCTTTCAGGCGGTCCTGATTCTGTTTTTCTGTCAGTCATTCTTCTGAATGAAGTGAAGAATCTCTTTAAACTAAAAGTATTCGCCTGCCATGTTGACCATCAGTATCGTAAAGACAGTTGTAAAGATGCACAATTTGTAAAAAGGTTTTGTGAAAAATTAAACATTCCGGTTGTAATCAAAAAAATAAAAGGACATTTGTCCGGAAAAAAATTTTCAGAAGAAAAAGCACGAATTTTAAGATATCAAATTTTTTACAAAGTTGCTAAAAAATTTGGCTGCACAAAAATAGCAACTGCCCATACGCTTGACGACAATGCCGAAACAGTTCTTATGTGGCTTGCTCGTGGCTGTGGGCTTAATGGTATTACAGGTATCCCGCCTAAAAGGAAAAACATTATCAGACCGATTCTGTGTGTTGCAAAACAGGAAATTATCAATTATCTGAAAAAAAACAAAATAAAATACTGTGTTGACAGAACAAATTTATCAGCAAAATTTACAAGAAACAAAATCCGACTCAAAATTATTCCAGAACTTGAAAAAATCAATCCAAAAGTAAAAAAGCATATTTTTCAATTTTGTGAAATTTTAAGGGGAGTGGCTTTCAAGAAAAGTATTGACAAAATTGATAAAAAAGTTTATAATTATAAAATAAGGAAATTTATACCAAAAGAAACCCAGTCGTTTTTTGATGCGGATAAAATAGATATCAAAAAACTAAAAATAAGAAAATGGAAACCAGGCGATAGAATGATTCCGTTCGGGATGGCTAACTCGAAAAAACTGCAGGATATATTTACCGACGAAAAAGTTCCAAAGATCTTAAGAAAAAAAATACCGATTGTTTGTGAAAACAAAAAGATATTATGGGTTGCCGGTGTAAAAAGGTCAAACGATGCACCAATAACAGAAGATACAGAAATGGCGCTTAAAGTGGAATTTAAAAAAAATGCATAA